One window of Tepidanaerobacter acetatoxydans Re1 genomic DNA carries:
- a CDS encoding CRISPR-associated helicase/endonuclease Cas3: MQYLAHYDKGKQEKQFLNEHLTSVATLAKTRVLPCVVFDDLDSSKIEEICYWTGYFHDLGKYSIYFQDYLQKGISSPLKNHAHISACFAYSYLSNKATSRFDSDKTLLFFIYTCIRLHHTSLKCKGLFNYGIWEDLIPISKNISDKSNEIIKDLGLAQDMSDEEFRALIDIEKFKANAFSLERIPLMFNNSRISNPKWYFLLIYLFSMLIDTDKLDSANIKSEKISTVPPENVTSYIFSKHGKKSDTELINNREKARKSMIEVVESLSNDALKNVRFFTITAPTGIGKTLSSLQCALDLQQKIAETEGYTPRIITAIPFINIIEQNKLEYENVMGKECKIAVHHRLSDFGVAKSKDETIPVDRVLLETESWEADVILTTFVQLFQSLFSSTNKMLKKINKLAGSIVILDEIQAIPEKYMPLIGASLQMIAKYYGTRFILMTATQPKILQFGSMLLQYTEKNSKQIESIELLPNHEEYFKCLTRTKFVPLLENVLDTEDFLDVFFNKWDYTKSCLIVVNTIKRSIDVYKKIKEELALRGFKLPVYYLSTNIIPLKRRDVIQEVKDLLESEQPVILVSTQTIEAGVDLDFDMAFRDFAPLDSLVQTAGRVNRQGKKGNYSPVYIIQLENDSHYIYDLSLREVTINLLKELLTAQEEIKETDYVSLTKRYYDLILKEGVDDASKRIWNDGILKLDFDKLEEFKLIESPGEVYDVFIEKELSATNLADAYEQVLGYKDSFDYDLSKIFPDFKSDQFEKTLNVFQRKALLRLIMAKMHDYIIQVRVSRLKENRPVEFKERGNIESSLYWVPPTKCDDYYDEDTGFKDESGDGFI; this comes from the coding sequence ATGCAATATTTAGCTCATTACGATAAAGGAAAACAAGAAAAACAATTTTTGAATGAGCATTTAACTTCAGTAGCTACATTAGCCAAAACTCGAGTATTGCCATGTGTTGTATTTGATGATTTGGATAGCTCAAAGATTGAAGAGATTTGCTATTGGACGGGATATTTTCATGATTTGGGCAAGTATAGCATTTATTTCCAAGATTACTTACAAAAAGGAATAAGTAGTCCTCTGAAAAATCACGCTCACATTTCAGCATGCTTTGCTTACTCGTATTTATCCAACAAAGCAACATCGCGATTTGACTCTGACAAAACGTTACTTTTTTTTATTTATACGTGTATAAGGCTGCACCATACATCATTAAAATGCAAAGGATTATTTAATTATGGAATATGGGAGGACTTAATTCCTATAAGCAAAAATATAAGTGACAAAAGCAATGAAATTATAAAGGACTTAGGACTTGCTCAAGACATGTCAGATGAAGAATTTCGTGCGCTGATTGATATTGAAAAATTCAAGGCTAATGCTTTCTCTCTTGAACGAATCCCATTAATGTTTAATAATAGTCGAATAAGTAATCCAAAGTGGTATTTTCTGCTCATTTATTTGTTTTCAATGTTAATAGATACTGACAAATTAGACTCGGCAAATATAAAAAGTGAAAAAATATCCACCGTTCCACCGGAAAACGTTACTAGCTATATTTTTAGTAAACATGGCAAGAAGTCAGATACAGAATTAATTAATAATCGCGAAAAAGCAAGAAAAAGCATGATAGAAGTAGTTGAGAGTTTAAGTAATGACGCATTAAAGAATGTAAGGTTTTTTACGATAACAGCACCTACAGGGATAGGGAAAACCCTCTCATCTCTTCAGTGTGCTCTTGACCTCCAGCAAAAAATAGCAGAAACAGAAGGATATACTCCACGGATAATTACGGCTATCCCGTTTATAAATATTATCGAGCAAAATAAGTTAGAATATGAAAATGTAATGGGGAAAGAGTGTAAAATAGCTGTCCACCATAGATTATCTGATTTTGGAGTGGCTAAATCTAAAGATGAAACAATACCGGTGGATAGAGTTCTTTTAGAAACTGAGTCATGGGAAGCAGATGTTATACTTACAACCTTTGTCCAATTATTTCAATCTCTGTTTTCCAGCACAAATAAAATGTTAAAAAAAATTAATAAACTTGCCGGAAGCATTGTAATTCTGGATGAAATTCAAGCAATCCCTGAAAAATATATGCCTTTAATAGGAGCTTCACTTCAGATGATTGCGAAATATTACGGAACACGATTTATTTTAATGACTGCTACACAGCCCAAGATTCTTCAATTCGGCAGTATGCTTTTGCAATACACTGAAAAAAATTCAAAACAAATTGAGAGCATAGAGCTTTTACCAAACCATGAAGAATATTTTAAGTGTTTGACTAGGACTAAATTTGTACCGCTTTTAGAAAATGTATTGGACACAGAAGACTTCCTTGATGTATTTTTTAATAAATGGGATTACACAAAATCTTGCCTAATTGTTGTCAATACGATTAAACGAAGTATAGATGTTTATAAGAAAATCAAAGAAGAACTAGCACTGAGAGGTTTTAAATTACCAGTATATTATCTTTCTACGAATATTATTCCTTTAAAAAGAAGAGATGTGATTCAAGAAGTTAAAGATTTGTTGGAAAGTGAGCAGCCGGTTATTCTGGTTTCAACTCAAACTATAGAAGCAGGCGTAGATCTAGATTTTGATATGGCATTTAGGGATTTTGCCCCTCTGGATTCTCTTGTTCAGACAGCCGGCAGGGTTAATCGACAAGGGAAAAAAGGCAATTATTCTCCAGTATATATTATTCAGCTAGAAAATGATAGCCATTATATTTATGATTTATCGCTTCGTGAAGTTACTATAAATTTACTCAAAGAGCTGTTAACGGCGCAAGAAGAGATAAAAGAAACTGATTATGTTAGTTTAACTAAGAGATATTACGATTTAATCCTTAAAGAGGGAGTAGATGATGCGTCAAAGAGAATTTGGAATGATGGAATATTAAAGTTGGATTTTGATAAGCTAGAAGAATTTAAGCTTATAGAGTCACCGGGCGAAGTTTACGATGTATTTATAGAAAAAGAACTGTCTGCTACGAATTTAGCAGATGCATATGAACAAGTATTAGGATATAAAGATAGTTTTGATTACGATTTATCTAAAATATTTCCCGACTTTAAATCAGACCAATTTGAGAAAACACTTAATGTGTTTCAAAGAAAGGCTTTGCTTAGGCTTATAATGGCTAAAATGCATGATTATATAATTCAAGTAAGAGTCTCACGATTAAAAGAAAATAGACCTGTGGAATTTAAAGAGAGAGGAAATATAGAATCTAGTTTGTACTGGGTGCCTCCAACCAAATGTGATGATTATTATGATGAAGATACGGGTTTTAAAGATGAAAGCGGTGACGGATTCATTTAA
- the cas2 gene encoding CRISPR-associated endonuclease Cas2 codes for MFIILVYDVGEKRVAKVLKICRKYLTWVQNSVLEGEISAANFKKLKLELKRVIDEDEDSVIFYILRTTKYSERQSMGIKKGGDELFI; via the coding sequence ATGTTTATCATATTGGTGTATGATGTTGGGGAAAAGCGAGTGGCGAAGGTCCTGAAAATATGTCGGAAGTATTTAACCTGGGTGCAAAATTCTGTGCTGGAAGGGGAAATTTCTGCTGCGAATTTCAAAAAGCTAAAGCTAGAATTAAAGCGAGTTATCGATGAAGATGAGGATTCGGTCATATTTTATATATTGCGAACAACTAAGTATTCTGAGAGGCAGAGCATGGGGATAAAAAAGGGCGGAGATGAATTATTTATTTGA
- the glmS gene encoding methylaspartate mutase subunit S, with protein sequence MKYDDKKTIVLGVIGSDVHSVGIRILDEAFSEAGFNVVNIGVLSSQEDFINAAIETDADAILVSSLYGHGELDCKGFKEKCVEAGLGDVILYVGGNLVVGKQDWPATEKKFLDMGFDRVYPPGTLPEIPINDLKNDLGIK encoded by the coding sequence TTGAAATACGACGATAAAAAAACGATTGTGCTAGGAGTTATAGGTTCTGATGTGCACTCAGTAGGTATTAGAATTCTCGATGAAGCCTTTAGTGAAGCCGGTTTTAATGTGGTAAACATCGGAGTTTTATCATCACAGGAAGATTTTATCAATGCCGCCATTGAAACCGATGCCGATGCCATCTTGGTGTCTTCGCTATATGGACATGGAGAGCTTGACTGCAAAGGTTTTAAGGAAAAATGCGTTGAAGCAGGCTTAGGTGATGTGATCCTATATGTAGGCGGCAATCTGGTGGTTGGAAAACAAGATTGGCCGGCTACTGAAAAGAAATTTTTAGACATGGGATTTGACAGGGTTTATCCTCCAGGGACACTGCCTGAAATACCTATTAATGATTTAAAAAATGATTTAGGGATTAAATAA
- the glmL gene encoding methylaspartate mutase accessory protein GlmL, which yields MELALLIDIGSTYTKVTAVDLETVELKARAQAATTVAEDVNIGINKALEELKAMGIDPAKAKHKLACSSAAGGLKMVAVGLVPELTTEAAKRAALGAGAKVGHVFCYELTDDELNQIARYSPDIILLAGGTDGGNKDVIIHNAEKLAELKVDAPIIVAGNKTAASAAEKALRAASKEVYVTENVMPKLECLNIEPAKKIIREVFLSKIIYAKGLSKVSNYVDSPIIPTPSAVMKAAELLAKGSDNEAGYGEVMIVDIGGATTDVDSAATGEPTKAGVTLRGLEEPFIKRTVEGDLGMRYSALALVEEVGIKNMLKNYLPCGMDEKTLQEYVKKISIDTDYVPCNETDKQIDCGIAKAATDLAVKRHVGRIETVYSPFGAAYVQHGKDLTKLDFMIATGGVLIYSENPKEILRHGLYDSSRPEVLAPENPKMLLDEKYLLSSLGLLSEIAPDKALNLAKKYLKEL from the coding sequence ATGGAACTAGCCTTACTTATAGATATTGGAAGCACCTATACAAAAGTGACTGCCGTAGATTTGGAAACCGTCGAGCTAAAAGCCAGGGCACAAGCGGCAACTACCGTAGCTGAAGATGTAAATATAGGGATAAATAAGGCCCTCGAAGAACTCAAAGCAATGGGAATCGATCCTGCAAAGGCAAAACACAAACTTGCATGCAGCAGTGCGGCAGGCGGTCTTAAGATGGTAGCAGTGGGCCTTGTGCCTGAACTAACGACCGAAGCCGCAAAGCGAGCAGCACTAGGTGCAGGAGCTAAGGTAGGACATGTGTTTTGCTATGAGCTGACAGATGATGAGCTGAATCAAATAGCAAGGTACTCGCCGGATATAATTCTGCTTGCAGGCGGCACCGATGGCGGCAATAAAGATGTGATAATACATAATGCTGAAAAACTTGCAGAACTTAAAGTTGATGCCCCGATAATCGTTGCAGGCAACAAAACAGCGGCATCTGCTGCCGAAAAAGCCCTGCGTGCAGCCTCTAAAGAAGTCTATGTTACCGAAAATGTAATGCCTAAACTTGAATGCCTGAACATCGAACCTGCCAAAAAGATTATCAGAGAAGTTTTTTTAAGCAAGATTATTTATGCCAAAGGCCTGTCAAAAGTAAGTAATTATGTAGACAGCCCTATCATACCCACTCCTTCAGCGGTAATGAAGGCGGCTGAGCTTCTTGCCAAGGGGAGCGATAATGAGGCAGGGTATGGAGAGGTTATGATTGTCGATATCGGGGGAGCTACAACAGATGTGGATTCTGCTGCAACAGGAGAGCCGACAAAGGCAGGGGTGACGTTAAGAGGTCTTGAAGAACCTTTTATAAAAAGGACCGTGGAAGGGGACCTCGGGATGCGCTACAGCGCCTTGGCACTGGTCGAAGAAGTCGGCATCAAGAATATGTTGAAAAATTACCTTCCCTGCGGTATGGATGAAAAAACCTTGCAAGAGTATGTCAAAAAAATAAGCATTGATACAGATTATGTGCCTTGTAATGAAACGGACAAACAAATAGATTGCGGAATCGCAAAAGCTGCAACAGACCTTGCAGTCAAAAGACATGTAGGAAGAATCGAAACAGTCTATAGCCCATTCGGTGCGGCATATGTTCAGCATGGGAAAGACCTTACAAAGCTTGATTTTATGATAGCAACCGGCGGAGTCCTCATATACAGCGAAAATCCAAAGGAAATATTAAGACATGGCCTATACGACAGCAGCCGGCCGGAAGTGCTGGCACCGGAAAATCCCAAAATGCTTCTTGATGAAAAATACCTTTTATCATCTTTAGGGTTATTAAGTGAAATCGCGCCTGACAAGGCTTTAAACTTGGCAAAAAAATATCTTAAAGAGCTTTAA
- a CDS encoding methylaspartate mutase subunit E, which produces MEVQNKKWDMKKFSEMRQEVLNQWPTGKEVDFEEAVRYHQNLPKNQIMTNKLREAATKNNTLIQPRAGVALLDEHIELLKFLRQKGKADVLPTTIDSYTRQNRYEEAEKGIKESEKAGRSLLNGFPAVNYGVKKCRKVIESVDCPVQVRHGTPDARLLAEITLAGGFTDFEGGGISYNVPYAKKISIEQSIYYWQYVDRLVGIYEENGISLNREPFGPLTGTLVPPCISHSIGIIEGLLAAEQGVRNITLGYGQCGNLIQDVAAVETLKELSAEYLKDYDVMLTTAFHQWMGGFPQDEAQAFGVISWGAATAALSKATKVIVKTPHEAFGVPTKEANAEGLRATRQVINMLKDQRMISSQELEKEKEIIKRETRQILSKVYELGEGDWAKGAVRAFEAGVLDVPFAPSQFNAGKILPARDNSGAVRFLNFGSIPFDDKIKEFHRRKLAERAKAENREVSFQMVIDDIYAIGQGMLVGRMDSKIA; this is translated from the coding sequence ATGGAAGTTCAAAATAAAAAATGGGATATGAAAAAATTTAGTGAAATGAGGCAGGAGGTTTTAAATCAGTGGCCCACGGGAAAGGAAGTAGATTTTGAGGAAGCAGTAAGGTATCACCAAAACCTTCCCAAAAATCAAATTATGACAAATAAGCTGCGGGAGGCTGCCACTAAAAATAATACACTGATACAACCTCGGGCCGGTGTAGCCCTGCTTGATGAACATATAGAACTTTTGAAATTCCTCAGGCAGAAAGGAAAGGCAGATGTGCTGCCTACCACAATAGACAGCTACACTAGGCAAAACAGGTATGAAGAAGCCGAAAAAGGCATTAAAGAAAGCGAAAAAGCAGGGCGGTCGCTGCTGAACGGTTTTCCCGCAGTAAATTACGGCGTAAAAAAATGCAGAAAAGTAATTGAATCTGTAGACTGTCCTGTTCAGGTAAGACACGGAACTCCTGATGCTCGGCTGCTAGCTGAAATTACACTGGCAGGAGGTTTTACAGACTTTGAAGGCGGCGGTATATCCTATAACGTGCCATATGCCAAGAAAATCTCTATTGAACAATCGATTTATTATTGGCAGTATGTGGATAGGCTTGTAGGCATTTACGAAGAAAACGGGATTTCTTTAAACAGAGAACCCTTCGGCCCGCTGACCGGAACGCTGGTTCCTCCTTGTATATCTCACAGCATAGGAATCATTGAGGGACTCCTTGCTGCAGAGCAGGGTGTTCGAAATATTACCCTCGGATACGGCCAGTGCGGCAATTTAATCCAGGATGTTGCAGCTGTTGAGACATTAAAAGAGCTGTCAGCGGAATATCTAAAAGATTATGATGTTATGCTGACTACGGCTTTTCATCAATGGATGGGCGGATTCCCGCAGGATGAAGCTCAAGCCTTCGGAGTTATATCTTGGGGAGCTGCCACTGCAGCGTTGAGCAAGGCTACTAAGGTTATTGTAAAAACACCTCATGAAGCATTTGGCGTGCCCACAAAAGAGGCGAATGCCGAAGGCTTAAGAGCTACAAGACAGGTAATCAACATGCTAAAAGACCAGAGGATGATTTCCAGCCAGGAACTTGAAAAAGAAAAAGAGATTATAAAAAGAGAAACACGGCAGATTTTATCCAAGGTGTATGAACTTGGAGAAGGAGATTGGGCAAAAGGTGCAGTAAGAGCCTTTGAAGCAGGGGTACTTGATGTTCCCTTTGCGCCCAGCCAGTTTAATGCCGGAAAAATCTTGCCTGCCCGGGACAACAGCGGAGCGGTCAGGTTTTTGAATTTCGGCTCAATTCCCTTTGATGATAAAATAAAAGAATTCCACAGAAGAAAATTAGCTGAAAGGGCCAAGGCAGAAAACAGAGAAGTAAGCTTTCAAATGGTCATAGACGATATATACGCAATAGGACAGGGAATGCTTGTAGGAAGAATGGATTCTAAAATTGCATGA
- a CDS encoding acyclic terpene utilization AtuA family protein — protein sequence MEELKVLSPTAILGYGFPEESFQRGLEQHPDFIAVDAGSTDPGPYYLGAGVSFTDRQAVKRDLKLMLKAGKKLKIPVLVGTAGGSGANEHLYWTEDIIKEIAREENLELKVAVIEAQIPKEEILKKYEEGKIEPLAPAGELSREDIEETTRIVAQMGVEPIIDALENDVDLVLAGRAFDPTAFAAPCIKAGFPKGLALHMGKILECASIAATPGSGSDCMMGTLRHDCFILEALNPKRKCTVTSIAAHTLYEKDDPYRLHGPGGIINLEETEFTQIDERRVKVSGSKFIPSEEYTIKLEGAKKTGYRTISIAGTRDPIMINQIDDILEAVKDMAKNNFSNIKSDDYQILFALYGKDGVMGKLEPLKDKPSHEIGIIIEVVAKTQEMANTICSFTRSSLLHYGYPGRIATAGNLALRYSPSDIEAGEVYEFSIYHLLAVEDPKEYFPITVKTIKGSE from the coding sequence TTGGAAGAGTTGAAAGTTCTTTCGCCAACTGCCATACTTGGCTACGGATTTCCGGAAGAGTCCTTTCAAAGAGGGCTTGAGCAACATCCGGATTTTATAGCGGTGGACGCAGGTTCTACCGACCCCGGCCCATACTACCTTGGGGCGGGAGTATCCTTTACCGACCGGCAGGCAGTAAAAAGGGATTTAAAGCTTATGCTAAAAGCCGGAAAAAAACTTAAAATACCTGTGCTAGTGGGTACAGCCGGAGGCTCAGGAGCAAATGAGCACCTATACTGGACTGAAGATATTATAAAAGAAATAGCAAGAGAAGAAAATCTGGAACTTAAAGTCGCAGTCATAGAGGCACAGATACCTAAGGAAGAGATTTTAAAAAAATATGAGGAAGGAAAAATCGAGCCGCTTGCTCCGGCAGGAGAACTTAGCCGAGAGGACATAGAAGAGACGACGCGGATAGTGGCTCAGATGGGAGTAGAGCCCATCATAGATGCATTAGAAAATGATGTAGACTTGGTTTTGGCAGGACGCGCATTTGACCCTACCGCCTTTGCCGCACCCTGCATTAAAGCAGGATTTCCGAAAGGGCTTGCACTTCATATGGGTAAAATACTTGAATGCGCCAGCATAGCCGCAACCCCCGGAAGCGGCAGCGACTGCATGATGGGCACATTAAGGCATGACTGCTTTATCTTAGAAGCCTTAAACCCAAAGAGAAAGTGCACCGTCACATCCATAGCAGCACACACCCTCTATGAAAAAGACGATCCATACAGATTGCATGGACCGGGAGGGATAATCAATCTGGAAGAAACAGAGTTTACTCAGATAGATGAAAGGCGTGTAAAGGTCAGCGGCAGTAAATTCATACCATCTGAAGAATACACCATAAAACTTGAAGGCGCCAAAAAAACCGGCTATCGCACGATTTCTATTGCAGGGACAAGAGATCCCATAATGATAAATCAAATTGATGATATTTTGGAAGCAGTCAAAGATATGGCAAAAAATAATTTTTCAAATATAAAAAGCGATGATTACCAGATACTGTTTGCACTATACGGAAAAGACGGGGTAATGGGCAAACTTGAGCCGTTAAAGGATAAACCCTCACATGAGATTGGCATCATAATCGAAGTAGTAGCCAAAACCCAGGAAATGGCCAACACAATTTGCAGCTTTACTCGTTCAAGCCTCCTGCACTACGGCTACCCCGGCAGAATAGCTACCGCGGGCAATCTAGCCCTTCGCTACTCGCCATCTGACATAGAGGCGGGAGAAGTGTATGAATTTAGCATTTATCACCTGCTGGCAGTAGAGGATCCAAAGGAATACTTTCCCATTACCGTCAAAACAATAAAAGGAAGTGAATAA
- a CDS encoding DUF4387 domain-containing protein — protein MGIPITEVAEVIRSKNSGPYELTMDIIFKDFDSYENVKQKNIINKKLISSLYQIPEEDIISIINFDPAKAIKITIKRPLVAGAVGESDVYGAQQHAPLLGIEV, from the coding sequence ATGGGCATTCCGATTACAGAAGTAGCCGAAGTTATAAGGAGTAAAAACTCAGGTCCATATGAACTTACAATGGATATAATCTTTAAAGACTTTGACTCATACGAGAATGTAAAGCAGAAAAACATCATAAACAAAAAACTTATCAGCAGCCTTTACCAAATACCCGAAGAAGACATAATATCGATAATAAACTTCGATCCGGCAAAAGCAATAAAAATCACAATAAAAAGGCCCCTTGTGGCAGGCGCGGTAGGAGAAAGCGATGTCTACGGCGCCCAGCAGCATGCCCCGCTCCTTGGCATTGAAGTTTAA
- a CDS encoding ATP-grasp domain-containing protein translates to MKIAILIDEPRVSYLPGEEGLNEDLQKRKTVKNLKEVLSKRFECSLVKADSDIISKLQNENVSLVFNLCNGIRGETRQAQIPAILEFSGIPYTGSSILGHTLAINKNYACKVFKGSGVTTPEFISIYDKDDLMQLRNKEIKFPVLVKPCDEGSGRGIHQDSLVYDFRSLKRKVQQELRLYNPPIMVTEYIKGREFTVGILGNGNNLKVLPILEISFEALPDDLAKFYSFEVKANYADKTIFRCPAPLDNKLKTKIENTAKKAYNALSLRDYARVDVRVKDDTPYVLEVNSLPGLQKGYSDITKMASACNLAMKALSLK, encoded by the coding sequence ATGAAAATTGCTATATTAATAGACGAACCGCGAGTTTCTTATCTTCCCGGAGAAGAAGGTCTAAATGAGGATCTGCAAAAGCGCAAAACTGTCAAAAATCTAAAAGAAGTGCTTTCAAAACGATTTGAATGTTCATTAGTAAAAGCTGACAGTGACATTATATCCAAATTGCAAAATGAAAATGTAAGCCTAGTATTTAATCTTTGTAATGGCATTAGAGGAGAAACAAGACAGGCACAAATCCCGGCTATTCTCGAATTTTCAGGCATTCCTTATACTGGCTCATCCATACTAGGGCATACCCTTGCTATCAATAAAAATTATGCTTGTAAAGTATTTAAAGGCTCTGGCGTCACAACTCCGGAGTTTATTTCTATCTACGATAAGGATGACCTAATGCAGCTCAGAAATAAAGAAATCAAATTTCCTGTCCTCGTAAAACCTTGTGACGAAGGTTCAGGGAGAGGCATTCATCAAGACAGTTTAGTTTATGATTTTCGTTCGCTAAAAAGAAAGGTTCAGCAAGAACTAAGATTATATAATCCGCCGATTATGGTAACGGAATATATCAAGGGGCGCGAGTTTACCGTTGGCATATTAGGTAATGGCAATAACTTGAAAGTACTGCCTATACTCGAAATAAGCTTCGAAGCTCTTCCCGATGACTTAGCTAAGTTTTATAGTTTTGAAGTCAAAGCGAATTATGCGGATAAGACTATTTTTCGATGTCCTGCACCGCTGGACAATAAGCTCAAAACTAAAATAGAAAACACTGCAAAAAAAGCCTACAATGCTCTAAGCTTAAGAGATTATGCCAGAGTTGACGTAAGAGTAAAAGACGATACTCCATATGTCCTTGAGGTTAATTCATTACCAGGCCTGCAAAAAGGCTATAGCGATATCACCAAAATGGCCAGTGCCTGCAATCTAGCTATGAAGGCCTTATCCTTAAAATAG
- a CDS encoding Cas10/Cmr2 second palm domain-containing protein — MSKVTAILADTVSIQKYVYSSNRLKENIGASSIIANIYKESLANTLEKTLEHGVSLDEWEKQPETIAIKNSNTDFEVGYIGGGNALLFFNNEATAKEFISEWTRSLLLEAPSLNVAFAISEFNIDNFQNEMKNLFKQLEINKSKYFPQTFLPKHGITADCPYSGLSAEVYKPGTNDEKGAYISSASYVKYKHIDIDDAKVEVERISNGKFSLTTNIEKLGQTKGQNHIAIVHIDGNSMAEHFKSCENLVAIRKLSKRLKDIMQSVYEEFLNYIFEQMDLLLSDESGFNIQLENGKYIIPFRPILREGDDITFITDGRLGIPFAQKYLELMSDKTLYNENKLSACAGVAIIKTKYPFFRGYNLTEELCQSAKREARENKGTSWLDFHISYGGFSGTLEGIRKNKYTTSSGQLHFGPYLVASSDISNEKNIFHLKRGIKTFKNKEEWPRSKVKEFREYLTLGKSASQQFIDEARFKGRKLYGFKETSKTYNINVWQDGFTPYFDMIELMDLIPEYFLAETRQVK, encoded by the coding sequence ATGAGCAAAGTAACTGCAATATTAGCTGATACTGTATCTATACAAAAATATGTATATTCAAGCAATAGATTAAAAGAAAATATAGGGGCATCTAGCATAATTGCCAACATCTATAAAGAAAGTTTAGCAAATACTCTGGAAAAAACGTTAGAACATGGTGTGAGTTTAGACGAGTGGGAGAAACAGCCTGAAACTATTGCAATTAAAAATTCAAATACGGATTTTGAAGTAGGATATATAGGCGGTGGTAATGCCCTGCTATTTTTCAATAATGAGGCAACGGCAAAAGAGTTTATCAGTGAGTGGACAAGAAGCCTTCTTCTCGAAGCTCCAAGTTTAAACGTAGCTTTTGCTATCTCTGAATTTAATATAGATAATTTCCAAAATGAAATGAAAAATTTATTTAAACAACTTGAGATTAATAAAAGCAAGTATTTTCCTCAGACATTTTTGCCAAAACATGGGATTACGGCAGATTGTCCATATTCGGGACTTTCGGCAGAAGTTTATAAGCCCGGCACCAATGATGAAAAGGGAGCATATATATCCTCAGCTTCATACGTAAAGTATAAACATATCGATATAGATGATGCCAAAGTTGAGGTAGAGAGAATCTCAAATGGAAAATTTTCTCTTACAACTAACATAGAAAAGCTCGGACAAACTAAAGGACAAAACCATATCGCCATTGTTCATATAGACGGCAATTCAATGGCAGAGCATTTTAAGTCCTGCGAAAATCTTGTTGCCATAAGGAAACTTTCCAAGAGATTAAAGGATATTATGCAATCTGTTTACGAGGAATTTTTAAATTATATTTTTGAACAAATGGATTTATTATTATCAGATGAAAGCGGATTTAATATACAGCTAGAAAACGGTAAGTACATAATACCATTTAGGCCTATTCTGAGAGAAGGAGACGATATTACTTTTATTACAGATGGGCGCTTAGGGATTCCTTTTGCACAAAAGTATCTGGAATTAATGTCAGATAAGACGTTGTATAACGAGAATAAGCTGTCAGCTTGTGCCGGTGTCGCAATAATTAAAACAAAGTATCCATTTTTTAGAGGATATAATTTGACAGAAGAACTATGTCAGAGCGCAAAGCGTGAGGCTAGAGAGAATAAAGGCACATCTTGGCTTGATTTTCACATATCATATGGAGGCTTTTCGGGAACTTTAGAGGGAATACGTAAAAATAAATACACAACATCAAGTGGTCAACTGCATTTTGGGCCATATTTGGTAGCAAGCAGTGATATAAGCAATGAGAAAAACATATTCCACTTAAAGCGTGGCATAAAAACCTTTAAGAATAAAGAAGAATGGCCACGTTCAAAAGTTAAAGAGTTTCGTGAGTATTTAACATTAGGGAAATCTGCATCTCAACAATTCATAGATGAAGCAAGATTTAAAGGTAGAAAATTATATGGATTTAAAGAAACAAGCAAAACTTATAATATAAATGTATGGCAAGATGGCTTTACACCATATTTTGATATGATCGAATTAATGGATTTGATTCCGGAGTATTTTCTAGCTGAAACAAGGCAGGTGAAGTAA